From Synoicihabitans lomoniglobus, the proteins below share one genomic window:
- the yiaK gene encoding 3-dehydro-L-gulonate 2-dehydrogenase — MPAPKFIDLVTGLFEREGVSASRARRVAELYAQASADGVHSHGANRVPHVLAWLRGGQISNHDRDPERVAAFGALERYDGHGSFGALNAEFCMDRAMALADDHGLGCVALRNTGHWGRPGNYGWRAVERGYLGICWSNTEPMMPAWGGTTKSIGNNPIVFAAPGENGAHLVLDIAMSQYSWGRLDSHRASGEPLPVPGGLDAEGQVTSDPDEILQRGTMFPMGFWKGSGLAIVLDAFAAILADGANSAKLTDGLGLSQVFIAMKPNALGGAGAAARTREVIEGLATANPEARYPGQAVLAARRESAQAGLFVRDDVWAQLTAE; from the coding sequence GTGCCTGCTCCTAAGTTTATCGACCTTGTCACCGGCCTGTTTGAGCGCGAAGGCGTGAGTGCGTCGCGTGCCCGCCGGGTGGCCGAATTGTATGCGCAAGCCAGTGCCGATGGCGTGCACTCACATGGCGCGAACCGCGTGCCGCATGTGTTGGCGTGGTTGCGAGGTGGTCAGATCAGCAATCATGACCGCGATCCCGAGCGCGTGGCCGCATTCGGAGCCCTGGAGCGCTATGACGGTCACGGGAGTTTTGGGGCGCTCAATGCCGAGTTTTGCATGGACCGCGCCATGGCATTGGCCGACGACCACGGCCTCGGCTGTGTGGCCTTGCGCAACACCGGTCACTGGGGCCGGCCCGGTAACTACGGTTGGCGCGCGGTCGAGCGGGGTTATCTCGGTATTTGCTGGTCGAATACGGAGCCCATGATGCCGGCGTGGGGCGGGACCACCAAGTCGATCGGCAATAATCCCATCGTGTTCGCGGCCCCGGGTGAGAACGGAGCGCACCTCGTGCTCGATATTGCGATGAGCCAGTATTCGTGGGGACGGCTTGATTCACATCGCGCATCGGGTGAACCGCTGCCGGTGCCGGGTGGGCTTGACGCGGAAGGTCAGGTGACCTCCGACCCCGATGAGATTTTGCAGCGCGGCACCATGTTTCCCATGGGGTTTTGGAAAGGGTCCGGTCTGGCGATCGTCTTGGATGCCTTTGCCGCCATTTTGGCCGATGGGGCCAACTCGGCGAAGCTCACCGATGGACTGGGGCTGAGCCAGGTGTTCATCGCGATGAAACCCAACGCGCTGGGAGGCGCGGGTGCGGCGGCCCGAACGCGCGAGGTGATCGAGGGGTTGGCGACGGCCAACCCGGAGGCGCGATATCCCGGACAGGCCGTGTTGGCGGCGCGGCGGGAGAGCGCGCAGGCAGGGCTGTTTGTGCGCGATGATGTGTGGGCGCAGCTGACGGCGGAGTAG
- a CDS encoding SLC13 family permease, translated as MRDTRKSAQKYLGKLDPHSKGIVRKIIGSLLFASVAAALPEYAGLSEAGRWCLFILLLAGGLWVTEAIPAFAVSLLVIGLEIMVLGRPGGVLAETKSDWTMFVEPWSSPVIWLFFGGFVLASAAAKSGLDRQVCAMVIRRCQSKPSLVLLGVMGVTFVFSMFVSNTATTAMMMAVVTPVIIALPKDQKFARALLLGVPVAANLGGMGTVIGSPPNAIAVGILQDKDPVSFLQWMAIGLPPALVLAGVGFVYLLVRYPAGNTKLDLSSALSPSIGEEPAPRWQQTVVFVVFMVTVGLWMSGPLHGVPTPVVSFVPITAFTVTGVLGAFDMRKLPWDVLLLMTGGLSLGVGVSETGLADWLLQQLPVDAVSPFVLAGAFAFGCMALSNFMSNTAATNIIVPVAAAIGTGFDLKIIAPIALAASTAMCLPVSTPPNAIAYSSGRLEAKDFVAVGIIMGILGAALATGWCALVLD; from the coding sequence ATGCGCGATACCCGCAAATCCGCCCAGAAGTATCTGGGCAAGCTCGATCCCCATTCGAAAGGTATCGTGCGAAAAATTATCGGCTCATTGTTGTTCGCCAGTGTGGCGGCGGCCCTCCCGGAATACGCCGGGCTGAGCGAAGCGGGACGCTGGTGTTTGTTCATCCTGCTCTTGGCGGGCGGATTGTGGGTGACGGAGGCGATTCCGGCGTTTGCGGTTTCGCTGCTCGTCATCGGATTGGAGATCATGGTGCTCGGGCGGCCGGGTGGCGTGTTGGCCGAAACCAAGTCGGACTGGACGATGTTTGTGGAGCCGTGGTCGAGTCCGGTGATCTGGTTGTTTTTTGGCGGATTCGTGCTCGCCTCGGCGGCGGCGAAATCGGGACTGGACCGGCAGGTTTGCGCGATGGTGATCCGGCGATGTCAGTCGAAACCGTCGCTGGTATTGTTGGGCGTCATGGGGGTGACGTTCGTCTTCTCGATGTTCGTTTCCAATACGGCGACGACCGCGATGATGATGGCGGTGGTCACGCCGGTCATCATTGCCCTGCCCAAGGATCAAAAATTTGCCCGGGCGCTTTTGCTCGGGGTGCCCGTCGCGGCCAATCTGGGCGGTATGGGCACGGTCATCGGCAGTCCACCCAACGCGATCGCGGTGGGCATCCTGCAGGACAAGGACCCGGTGTCGTTTCTGCAGTGGATGGCGATCGGATTGCCGCCGGCGTTGGTGCTCGCGGGGGTTGGGTTTGTCTACCTGCTCGTGCGCTATCCGGCGGGGAATACGAAGCTCGATCTGTCGAGCGCCCTGAGCCCGTCGATCGGCGAGGAACCGGCGCCGCGGTGGCAGCAGACGGTGGTTTTTGTGGTGTTCATGGTGACAGTGGGTTTGTGGATGTCGGGCCCGCTGCACGGGGTGCCGACGCCGGTGGTATCGTTTGTGCCGATCACGGCCTTCACGGTCACGGGCGTGCTGGGCGCGTTTGATATGCGGAAATTGCCGTGGGACGTGCTCCTCTTGATGACAGGAGGTCTGTCGCTGGGCGTGGGGGTCTCGGAGACGGGCCTGGCCGATTGGTTGCTACAACAACTGCCGGTGGATGCGGTGAGTCCGTTCGTGTTGGCGGGGGCGTTTGCCTTTGGCTGCATGGCGTTGTCCAACTTCATGAGCAACACGGCCGCCACCAACATCATCGTGCCGGTGGCGGCGGCGATCGGCACCGGGTTTGATCTGAAAATCATCGCGCCGATCGCGCTCGCGGCATCGACGGCGATGTGTCTGCCGGTATCGACGCCGCCGAATGCGATCGCCTACAGCTCCGGCCGGCTGGAAGCCAAGGATTTTGTGGCCGTGGGCATTATCATGGGAATCCTCGGCGCGGCTCTGGCGACCGGATGGTGCGCATTGGTTTTGGATTAA
- a CDS encoding DUF2490 domain-containing protein: MKTTHRLRGRTALTSGLMLSLLWPVLARADDFQSWTGLFVQQTLDAKTSVTWRAEPRFTDDASYLGTVFLRAAVARTYNRSTKWTADLTYIDARSEDPVTGDTRHGEQFWVGGGHTSRWWLSEQWGVALRQSLRARWLDGQDSPNIVSRHYGEVAWRPTRPGYFQGVYAGAEGFVEYANDTRPEYRLTPFGVRLRPTEHTSLSVFYLIRARKYGSDWRRANVIGTYLTWRI; this comes from the coding sequence ATGAAAACAACCCACCGCTTACGAGGCCGGACGGCACTCACCAGTGGACTCATGCTGAGTCTGCTCTGGCCCGTCCTGGCGCGGGCCGATGATTTTCAGTCGTGGACGGGACTGTTTGTGCAGCAGACACTCGACGCCAAAACGTCCGTAACTTGGCGGGCGGAGCCGCGGTTCACCGACGACGCGAGTTACCTCGGCACGGTGTTTTTAAGGGCCGCGGTGGCGCGCACCTACAACCGCTCGACCAAGTGGACGGCCGACCTCACCTACATCGATGCCCGCAGTGAAGACCCCGTCACGGGCGACACGCGGCATGGCGAGCAGTTTTGGGTGGGCGGCGGACACACCTCGCGTTGGTGGCTCTCCGAACAGTGGGGGGTCGCACTGCGGCAAAGTCTGCGCGCGCGGTGGCTCGATGGGCAGGACTCGCCCAACATTGTATCGCGGCACTACGGAGAGGTGGCGTGGCGGCCGACGCGTCCGGGGTATTTCCAAGGGGTTTATGCCGGAGCCGAAGGGTTCGTGGAATACGCCAACGACACGCGGCCGGAGTATCGTCTCACGCCGTTCGGGGTGCGGTTGCGGCCCACGGAGCATACCAGTCTGAGCGTGTTTTACCTGATCCGCGCGCGGAAATACGGATCGGACTGGCGGCGGGCCAATGTGATTGGCACCTATCTGACCTGGCGCATTTGA
- a CDS encoding type IV pilus twitching motility protein PilT — MVPAISWLARFGIDQGLFTLEQAKAVQAKLGDDAELIDFAQELIDEGHVADAYLADLEALAGKAFQKGSGGPPENDPFGPPGRDKPKLTVAADTAPVPAIAPEPEPVPAIAPEPAPAVAPPPPTVPASAPAPKAEPAPVAAAPGSARMATSLPPADAVVEAGELDFDNLAALSDEALAAQVRGMLVLCGEEGVSDLHISAGATPFVRRQLELTPISEHIITEAEALRINTALLAPSQRAIYMEQRDYDFALALDAVHRYRVNLMFHKNGSAGCYRTVIADVPEIDKLGLKNVDTIKKMLSYHNGLMLVTGPVGAGKTTTLAALVHELNKQRKDHIITVEDPVEIVQESIGCNITQRQVGTHTKSFHSALKGALREDPDIIVIGELRDLETIEMAISASETGHLVIGTMHTSDASTTLNRLLDVFPPAQQTQIRSSVAESLRGVICQRLLPATEGGLILATEMLVSNRAVAALIKEGKMQGLRNVMETGVREGMCVMENSVMELYRARKVSAETARQNVTTRQLLAQIK, encoded by the coding sequence ATGGTTCCCGCAATCAGCTGGTTGGCCCGTTTCGGTATCGACCAAGGACTCTTCACTCTCGAGCAAGCCAAGGCCGTTCAAGCCAAGTTGGGCGACGACGCCGAGCTCATCGACTTTGCGCAGGAGTTGATCGACGAGGGCCACGTGGCCGACGCCTATCTGGCCGATTTGGAAGCGCTCGCCGGCAAGGCATTTCAGAAAGGGAGCGGAGGTCCACCGGAGAACGACCCCTTTGGGCCTCCGGGGCGGGACAAGCCCAAGCTAACTGTGGCCGCCGACACCGCGCCAGTGCCGGCCATCGCCCCGGAGCCGGAGCCGGTTCCAGCCATTGCGCCGGAACCCGCGCCCGCGGTCGCCCCCCCGCCGCCCACAGTGCCGGCTTCCGCGCCAGCTCCCAAGGCCGAGCCTGCTCCGGTCGCCGCGGCACCGGGTTCCGCGCGCATGGCAACCTCGTTGCCGCCGGCGGACGCCGTGGTGGAGGCGGGTGAACTTGATTTTGACAACCTCGCCGCTCTCAGTGACGAAGCCTTGGCCGCCCAAGTGCGAGGCATGTTGGTGCTGTGCGGTGAGGAAGGGGTGAGCGACCTGCACATTTCAGCCGGGGCGACTCCGTTTGTGCGGCGGCAACTCGAGCTGACTCCGATCAGTGAGCACATCATCACGGAAGCCGAGGCCTTGCGCATCAACACCGCTTTGCTCGCGCCATCCCAACGCGCGATCTACATGGAGCAGCGCGACTACGACTTCGCTTTGGCGCTGGATGCGGTGCACCGCTACCGGGTCAACCTGATGTTTCACAAGAACGGGTCCGCCGGTTGCTACCGCACGGTGATCGCGGACGTGCCCGAAATCGACAAACTCGGTCTTAAGAATGTCGATACGATCAAGAAGATGCTGTCGTATCACAACGGTCTGATGCTTGTCACCGGACCGGTTGGCGCCGGCAAGACCACCACCCTGGCGGCACTCGTGCACGAGCTCAACAAACAGCGCAAGGACCACATCATCACCGTCGAGGATCCCGTCGAGATCGTGCAGGAGTCGATCGGCTGCAACATCACCCAGCGCCAGGTGGGCACGCACACCAAATCCTTCCACTCCGCGCTGAAAGGGGCGCTGCGCGAGGATCCCGACATCATTGTCATCGGTGAGCTCCGCGATCTGGAGACGATCGAGATGGCCATCAGTGCGTCCGAGACGGGTCACTTGGTGATCGGCACGATGCACACGAGTGACGCGTCCACCACGCTGAACCGTTTGCTCGATGTGTTTCCTCCCGCCCAACAAACGCAGATTCGGTCCAGCGTGGCGGAGAGTCTGCGTGGCGTGATCTGCCAACGCCTGTTGCCCGCGACCGAAGGCGGTCTGATTCTCGCCACCGAAATGCTGGTCTCCAATCGCGCGGTCGCGGCCCTGATCAAAGAGGGCAAGATGCAGGGCCTGCGCAACGTTATGGAAACGGGCGTGCGCGAAGGCATGTGTGTAATGGAAAACTCCGTCATGGAGCTCTACCGCGCTCGTAAAGTCTCGGCCGAAACCGCCCGCCAGAATGTGACCACCCGACAACTTCTCGCCCAAATTAAATAA
- a CDS encoding type IV pilus twitching motility protein PilT, translated as MASIDRLLQLMLEKGGSDLHLNVGLPPKARISGNVVPLEDGLVTAIQMEDYLSGICPPARWEEFLEKKDLDLAHEIPGVARFRGNFLYNHWGQAGIFRQIPAEILSFSKLNLPEVLKKFCHMNEGLVVVTGPTGSGKSTTLAAMIDYINDNLAKHIITIEDPIEFVHPNKKSVIVHREVGEHTQSFGDALKGAMRHDPDILLVGEMRELETIKLALGCASMGMLVFGTLHTNNAPKTVDRIINAFPADEQNQVRVMLAGCLSGVVAQLLCKRQPKGRVAVHEILLRHEALPNTIRTGAISSIRAIIESGKNDGMTTMDWSLMDRVKDKTITPLEAFMKATDKATFQPLLKPGDLDAAH; from the coding sequence ATGGCTTCCATCGATCGACTCCTGCAGCTCATGTTGGAAAAAGGCGGGTCCGACCTGCACCTCAACGTGGGGCTGCCGCCCAAGGCCCGCATCTCCGGCAACGTCGTGCCCCTCGAGGATGGTCTCGTCACCGCCATCCAGATGGAGGACTATCTCTCGGGTATCTGTCCGCCCGCGCGATGGGAGGAGTTCCTGGAAAAAAAGGATCTCGATCTCGCCCACGAGATTCCGGGGGTGGCGCGTTTCCGCGGCAACTTCCTCTACAATCACTGGGGCCAGGCGGGTATTTTTCGCCAGATTCCGGCCGAGATTCTGTCGTTCTCGAAGCTCAATCTGCCCGAGGTGCTCAAGAAGTTCTGCCACATGAACGAGGGCCTCGTGGTCGTGACTGGACCGACCGGTAGTGGTAAGTCCACTACGCTGGCGGCGATGATCGACTACATCAACGACAACCTGGCCAAGCACATCATCACGATCGAGGACCCGATCGAGTTTGTGCACCCCAACAAAAAATCCGTCATCGTGCACCGCGAGGTGGGTGAGCACACCCAGTCGTTTGGCGACGCGCTCAAAGGTGCGATGCGTCACGACCCCGACATCCTGCTCGTGGGTGAGATGCGCGAACTTGAAACGATCAAACTCGCGCTCGGTTGTGCCTCCATGGGCATGCTCGTGTTTGGGACATTGCACACCAACAACGCGCCCAAGACGGTTGACCGCATCATCAACGCCTTCCCCGCCGATGAGCAGAACCAGGTGCGCGTCATGCTCGCGGGCTGCCTCTCGGGCGTCGTCGCCCAACTGCTGTGCAAGCGCCAGCCCAAGGGGCGGGTGGCGGTGCACGAGATCTTGCTGCGGCACGAAGCCTTGCCCAACACCATCCGCACCGGCGCGATTTCAAGTATTCGTGCCATCATCGAGAGCGGCAAAAACGACGGCATGACAACCATGGACTGGAGCCTCATGGACCGCGTGAAAGACAAAACCATCACCCCGTTGGAAGCGTTTATGAAAGCCACCGACAAGGCGACGTTCCAACCCTTGCTCAAACCCGGCGACCTCGATGCCGCTCATTAA
- a CDS encoding C1 family peptidase: MSDTTPPTIDGYETNAVSDIVDLRDCMYEPALLRLAPELPAPVLEPGDVLDQGQEGACTGFGLAAVINLLNHRAGRDVRVSPRMLYEMAKRHDEWQGEGYNWSSCRGAIKGWYNMGVCREAAWPYEADQPGELTIDRAKDAFNHTIGAYYRIKPDVVDFHAALNEVGAIYASARVHQGWRRTYTKNGRIPFKPGRTGGHCFAIVGYNAEGFWVQNSWGPTWGQGGLALWSYEDWKANIYDAWVFRLALPTPQIFPGRRSVDTSVGSGQAGDAPVRNEIMGHFVHLDDGRFDGKGRYWSSLNDVRQTAAHVAASPDYQHLLLYAHGGLNRVRASASRIKALKTVFKANGIYPFHFMYDTGLGEELRDVVLRREGPAAERMGGPSDISDWLLEKLTRGPGRAVWRQMKMGASSPFARRKDDGSKVLQAFVDAFKTAATPVKLHVAGHSTGAILQAHLLTALRRLAPEQIVETCSLLAPAASIALFESHYRPLLEAGAIARLNVYNLDARLELKDHVAHLYRKSLLWLVSNAFEDNRREPLLGMQRFSQSVDAAGLSAEFIYSQGARRGGNARTKAESHGGFDNDVATMNDLLKSILGRKPDRPFTVDDLAY, from the coding sequence ATGAGTGATACCACGCCTCCGACCATCGACGGTTACGAAACCAATGCCGTCTCCGATATCGTCGATCTGCGCGATTGCATGTATGAACCCGCCTTGCTGCGGCTCGCGCCCGAGTTGCCCGCCCCGGTGTTGGAACCGGGAGATGTATTGGATCAAGGACAGGAAGGTGCCTGCACCGGCTTTGGTTTGGCCGCCGTCATCAACCTGCTCAACCATCGCGCCGGTCGCGATGTGCGGGTCAGCCCGCGCATGCTCTACGAGATGGCGAAGCGTCACGACGAGTGGCAAGGTGAGGGCTACAATTGGTCCAGCTGTCGCGGTGCGATCAAAGGCTGGTATAACATGGGCGTGTGTCGTGAAGCCGCGTGGCCTTACGAGGCGGACCAACCGGGGGAACTGACGATCGACCGCGCCAAGGATGCCTTCAATCACACCATCGGTGCCTACTACCGCATCAAACCCGACGTGGTTGATTTTCACGCCGCGCTCAACGAAGTCGGGGCCATCTATGCCTCGGCCCGGGTGCACCAGGGCTGGCGTCGCACCTACACGAAGAACGGCCGCATCCCGTTCAAACCCGGCCGGACGGGCGGTCATTGCTTCGCCATCGTCGGTTACAACGCGGAAGGATTCTGGGTGCAGAATTCCTGGGGACCCACGTGGGGGCAGGGCGGTCTGGCGCTGTGGAGCTACGAGGATTGGAAGGCCAATATCTACGATGCCTGGGTGTTTCGGCTCGCGCTGCCCACGCCGCAGATTTTCCCCGGTCGCCGTTCCGTGGATACGTCGGTCGGTTCCGGCCAGGCGGGCGACGCGCCGGTGCGCAACGAAATCATGGGGCATTTTGTGCACCTCGACGATGGCCGCTTTGACGGCAAAGGTCGCTATTGGAGCAGCCTGAACGACGTGCGGCAGACCGCCGCCCACGTCGCCGCCTCGCCGGATTATCAGCACCTGCTGCTCTACGCGCATGGGGGGCTCAACCGTGTCCGCGCCTCCGCGTCCCGGATCAAGGCCCTCAAAACCGTCTTCAAGGCCAACGGCATCTACCCGTTTCATTTCATGTATGACACCGGTCTCGGCGAGGAGCTCCGGGATGTGGTGTTGCGGCGTGAAGGGCCGGCGGCGGAGCGCATGGGCGGACCTTCCGACATCTCGGACTGGTTGCTGGAGAAACTCACCCGTGGTCCCGGTCGGGCCGTGTGGCGACAAATGAAGATGGGCGCCAGTTCACCGTTCGCACGCCGGAAGGATGACGGCTCGAAAGTGCTTCAAGCCTTTGTCGACGCCTTTAAGACGGCGGCCACTCCGGTGAAGCTGCACGTTGCCGGTCACAGCACGGGCGCGATTCTGCAGGCACATCTGCTCACCGCTCTGCGCCGCCTCGCGCCCGAGCAAATCGTCGAGACCTGTTCGTTGCTGGCGCCGGCGGCGAGTATCGCCCTGTTCGAGAGTCATTACCGACCGCTGCTCGAGGCCGGCGCGATTGCGCGCCTGAACGTCTACAACCTCGATGCCCGGTTGGAGCTCAAGGACCACGTGGCGCATTTGTATCGCAAATCGCTGCTGTGGCTGGTCTCCAACGCGTTTGAAGATAATCGCCGCGAGCCGCTGCTGGGCATGCAAAGATTCAGTCAATCGGTGGATGCCGCGGGTCTGTCGGCGGAGTTTATTTACAGCCAGGGGGCGCGCCGCGGGGGCAACGCGCGGACCAAGGCGGAATCACATGGTGGCTTCGACAACGATGTCGCGACGATGAACGATCTGCTCAAGTCGATTCTCGGCCGCAAACCTGATCGCCCGTTTACGGTGGATGATTTGGCGTATTGA
- a CDS encoding S41 family peptidase — protein MSLCLLTGCVTPIMLGPPRVPVYANAEAKADAQIALLRQVWAQVDRRFYDANFQGADWATAVDRYREAAAAAPDTDALYDVINEMLGELNDAHTGAMTPREAWEEYTEERAYVGVNLERVCDRWVVVELRPGSAAQEAGVRAGWIAVARDGETLPEEGFSFRSEMGETYRWTFLDEANHEREVLLTARTLPTPMPPEERRAEPEGWVYLRFDEFKSENQRWLRQRLAANREAPGIVLDLRQNSGGAVYLLERIINDFFPHRVAYGAFVSRQGRRADEKSAWLPGVSYDGPLVVLIGPGSASAAEILAHVMKHYGRAQLVGRTTAGVVVSSRFRRLRDGGKLQIGMSDYQSLDGTRLEGNGVEPDVVVERTLGDLRAGVDPDLDAALAILRAGKAEASRSSVQ, from the coding sequence TTGAGCCTCTGCCTGCTGACCGGTTGCGTGACGCCGATCATGCTGGGACCGCCGCGTGTCCCGGTTTATGCGAATGCCGAGGCCAAGGCCGACGCGCAAATCGCATTATTGCGACAGGTTTGGGCCCAGGTGGATCGTCGTTTTTACGACGCCAACTTCCAGGGTGCCGACTGGGCGACGGCGGTGGATCGCTACCGCGAGGCGGCGGCGGCAGCGCCGGATACCGATGCATTGTATGATGTCATCAACGAGATGCTGGGCGAGCTGAACGACGCCCACACCGGAGCGATGACACCCCGGGAAGCCTGGGAGGAATACACCGAGGAACGCGCGTATGTGGGCGTCAATTTGGAGCGGGTCTGTGATCGATGGGTCGTGGTCGAATTGCGACCGGGGAGCGCGGCGCAGGAAGCCGGCGTGCGGGCGGGTTGGATCGCCGTGGCACGGGACGGTGAGACGTTGCCCGAGGAAGGCTTTTCCTTTCGGAGTGAGATGGGCGAAACCTATCGCTGGACCTTTTTGGACGAAGCGAACCACGAACGTGAAGTGCTGCTGACGGCGCGGACGCTGCCGACGCCCATGCCTCCGGAAGAACGGCGCGCGGAGCCGGAGGGATGGGTTTATCTGCGTTTTGATGAATTCAAATCGGAGAACCAGCGGTGGTTGCGACAGCGTTTGGCGGCCAATCGTGAAGCGCCGGGCATCGTATTGGACCTGCGTCAGAACAGTGGGGGGGCGGTTTACTTGCTGGAGCGCATCATCAACGATTTTTTCCCGCACCGGGTCGCTTACGGGGCGTTTGTTTCGCGCCAGGGACGTCGCGCTGATGAGAAGTCTGCCTGGCTGCCGGGCGTGAGTTACGACGGGCCGTTGGTGGTGCTCATCGGCCCGGGATCGGCCAGTGCGGCGGAGATCCTGGCGCATGTGATGAAGCACTATGGCCGGGCGCAGTTGGTCGGACGCACCACGGCCGGCGTGGTCGTGTCGAGTCGGTTCCGCCGCCTGCGGGACGGCGGAAAGCTTCAGATCGGCATGTCCGACTACCAGTCGCTTGATGGCACGCGATTGGAAGGCAACGGGGTGGAGCCCGATGTCGTGGTCGAGCGCACCTTGGGCGATCTGCGGGCGGGCGTGGACCCGGATCTGGATGCGGCGTTGGCGATACTGCGGGCCGGGAAGGCCGAGGCCTCCCGGTCATCAGTGCAGTGA
- a CDS encoding nucleotidyltransferase family protein, whose translation MKTAPTLLVLAAGMGSRYRGLKQLDPVGPAGETILDYAVYDAIRAGFDRVVFVIRTDFEEAFRTQIGAKYAGRIAVAYAFQAINMLPESAEVPADRVKPWGTGHAVWCAREVVGEVPFAVINADDFLGRDAFAQLAAFVAAPDADHAMVGFRLANTLSDQGTVSRGVCQVDEQGFLSEVVEHPGIAQSDVGPDRMFTGEESVSMNCWAFQPSFWPALDRQWRAFVDTRLSEPKAEFYLPAAVSAEIVAGRATVRVRPTTAAWFGVTYREDKPVVEATLRAMVESGEYPARLFGD comes from the coding sequence ATGAAGACTGCTCCGACGCTTCTCGTTCTCGCTGCCGGCATGGGTTCCCGCTATCGAGGGCTCAAGCAACTCGATCCGGTCGGACCGGCGGGCGAGACGATTCTGGACTACGCCGTGTATGACGCGATCCGCGCGGGCTTCGATCGGGTGGTGTTCGTGATTCGCACGGATTTTGAGGAGGCGTTTCGCACTCAGATCGGGGCGAAGTATGCGGGTCGCATTGCGGTCGCCTACGCTTTTCAAGCGATCAACATGTTGCCGGAGAGCGCGGAAGTGCCGGCGGATCGGGTGAAGCCGTGGGGCACGGGTCACGCGGTCTGGTGTGCGCGGGAGGTCGTGGGTGAAGTGCCGTTCGCGGTGATCAACGCCGACGATTTTCTGGGGCGCGATGCCTTTGCGCAACTGGCGGCGTTTGTGGCCGCCCCCGATGCGGATCACGCGATGGTGGGGTTTCGCCTCGCCAACACCTTGTCCGATCAGGGCACGGTGTCGCGCGGGGTTTGTCAGGTGGACGAGCAGGGTTTCTTAAGCGAGGTCGTCGAACACCCGGGTATCGCGCAGTCCGACGTGGGGCCGGATCGCATGTTTACCGGAGAGGAATCCGTTTCGATGAACTGTTGGGCGTTCCAACCGTCGTTTTGGCCGGCCCTGGACCGGCAGTGGCGGGCGTTTGTCGACACGCGTTTGAGCGAGCCCAAGGCGGAGTTTTATCTGCCCGCGGCGGTCTCGGCCGAGATCGTCGCGGGCCGGGCGACCGTGCGGGTGCGCCCGACCACGGCGGCGTGGTTTGGCGTGACCTACCGCGAGGACAAGCCGGTGGTCGAGGCGACCCTGCGTGCGATGGTGGAAAGCGGAGAATACCCGGCGCGTCTGTTTGGCGACTGA